A DNA window from Parabacteroides johnsonii DSM 18315 contains the following coding sequences:
- a CDS encoding nickel-dependent hydrogenase large subunit: MSERIVVDPLTRIEGHLRIEADIENGKIKDAYSSGTMVRGIETIVKDRDPRDAWVFVGRVCGVCTSIHSLCSVRAVENAFNIVIPPNAQMVRNIMTAVLYMHDHVVHFYQLHALDWVDVVSALKADPAEASLLAQKLSPWPKSSTGYFTALKERLNKFVGSGQLGIFANGYWGHPAYKLTPEQNLIAVAHYLEALEWQKEIVKVHAVFGGKNPHPNYLVGGMPCSIDLNEANAINTERLALVKQKLQEAKTFIDQVYIPDLLMIADVYKDEWSKLGGGVKNYLAYGDFPMYEYGETENYKMPRGIVLDRDLSKVHPVDANSPEEIKEYIYHSWYNYTQGDKAGLHPYEGETNLNYTGPRPPYTHLNVEDKYSWIKTPRWKEEPMEVGPLARMIVAYAAGKEPQKSLIDDTLKQLDLPLEALFSTLGRTAARGLETKLTADWALEFYDRLIKNLENGDSRMVNHYMWESEAWPQHAQGVGLTEAPRGALAHFIVIENNKVKNYQMVVPTTWNASPRDEIGKLSAYESSLIGTPIHDPKQPLEILRTIHSFDPCLACAVHLYDEEGKYVHQMDTF, from the coding sequence ATGTCAGAAAGAATAGTAGTAGACCCGCTTACCCGCATAGAAGGGCACCTCCGGATCGAGGCCGATATAGAGAATGGAAAGATTAAAGACGCATATAGCTCCGGCACGATGGTACGCGGAATCGAAACGATCGTGAAAGACCGTGACCCACGTGATGCCTGGGTTTTCGTCGGACGTGTATGCGGAGTGTGTACCTCCATCCATTCGCTTTGCTCCGTACGGGCGGTAGAGAACGCGTTCAATATCGTCATCCCGCCCAATGCTCAGATGGTACGCAACATCATGACCGCCGTATTGTATATGCACGATCATGTCGTCCATTTCTACCAGTTGCATGCGCTCGATTGGGTGGATGTCGTTTCCGCCCTCAAAGCCGATCCCGCCGAGGCTTCGCTGCTTGCACAGAAACTCTCTCCTTGGCCGAAAAGCTCCACTGGCTATTTCACTGCGTTGAAAGAACGGCTCAATAAGTTTGTAGGAAGCGGACAGTTAGGAATCTTCGCCAACGGTTATTGGGGGCATCCAGCCTATAAGTTGACTCCCGAACAAAACCTGATCGCAGTCGCCCACTACCTCGAAGCCCTCGAATGGCAGAAAGAAATAGTCAAGGTGCATGCTGTATTCGGAGGGAAGAACCCGCATCCAAACTATTTAGTTGGCGGTATGCCGTGCAGCATCGACCTGAACGAAGCCAATGCGATCAACACCGAGCGTCTGGCTTTGGTCAAACAGAAGTTGCAAGAGGCAAAAACCTTTATCGACCAGGTGTATATCCCCGACCTGCTGATGATAGCTGATGTCTACAAGGACGAATGGAGCAAATTAGGGGGTGGTGTGAAAAACTATCTCGCCTATGGGGATTTCCCTATGTACGAATACGGGGAAACGGAGAACTACAAGATGCCACGCGGGATCGTTCTGGACCGAGACCTGTCGAAGGTGCATCCTGTCGATGCCAACTCTCCGGAAGAAATAAAAGAGTATATCTACCATTCCTGGTACAACTATACACAGGGCGATAAAGCCGGCCTGCACCCGTACGAGGGCGAGACGAACCTGAACTATACAGGTCCCCGTCCTCCTTATACACATCTGAATGTTGAAGATAAATACAGTTGGATCAAGACACCTCGATGGAAAGAGGAACCAATGGAAGTAGGACCGCTCGCCCGTATGATCGTTGCTTATGCCGCCGGAAAGGAACCGCAAAAATCACTGATCGACGACACGCTGAAGCAACTTGACCTGCCGTTGGAAGCTCTTTTCTCCACGCTCGGACGTACAGCTGCCCGTGGGCTGGAAACGAAGCTTACGGCCGATTGGGCGCTCGAGTTTTACGACCGGTTGATCAAGAACCTCGAAAACGGCGACTCACGTATGGTTAATCATTATATGTGGGAGAGCGAAGCATGGCCGCAACATGCCCAGGGCGTTGGCCTGACGGAAGCGCCTCGGGGTGCTTTGGCTCATTTTATCGTAATAGAAAACAACAAGGTGAAGAATTACCAAATGGTCGTACCGACTACCTGGAATGCCTCTCCCCGTGACGAAATAGGTAAACTATCCGCTTACGAATCATCTTTGATCGGTACGCCGATACATGATCCGAAGCAGCCGTTGGAAATCCTCCGTACTATTCACTCGTTTGATCCCTGTCTGGCATGTGCCGTACACTTGTATGACGAAGAGGGAAAATATGTGCATCAAATGGACACGTTCTAA
- a CDS encoding hydrogenase small subunit, whose translation MENKRPSIYEECLQKGISRRDFLKFCTTVAALIGLESSGVAQVVKALETKPRLPVIWLHLQECTCCSESFIRSYHPTVGNLLFDNISLDYTETLMAASGFQAEACKEETMKKYWGEYILMIEGSIPTKDEAYCCVGGKSAMQIVEECAEGAKAIIAWGNCASAGCIQAANPNPTGAKAIHKLIKGKPLMNVQGCPPIADVMTGVIVYMLTYDRMPQLDALGRPKMFYSRRVHDTCYRRANFDAGLFVESFDDENAKRGYCLYKVGCKGPNTYNACGIIKWNESTSYPIQSGHPCLGCSEAGFWDMSPFYKRLPDVHGFGIEATADQIGLAVGAATVAGIAVHAVATNIRKKELIDNDEPESKSTI comes from the coding sequence ATGGAAAATAAAAGACCGTCTATCTACGAAGAATGCTTGCAGAAAGGCATCTCCCGCCGGGATTTCCTGAAATTCTGTACCACTGTTGCCGCCCTGATCGGACTCGAATCAAGTGGTGTGGCACAAGTAGTAAAAGCATTGGAAACAAAGCCTCGGCTTCCGGTTATCTGGCTCCACCTGCAGGAATGCACCTGCTGTAGTGAATCGTTCATCCGCTCTTATCATCCCACGGTAGGCAACCTGCTGTTCGATAATATCTCGCTTGACTATACGGAAACGCTGATGGCGGCCTCCGGCTTCCAGGCCGAAGCTTGCAAGGAGGAGACCATGAAGAAATATTGGGGTGAATACATCCTGATGATCGAAGGTTCCATCCCGACTAAAGACGAAGCTTATTGCTGTGTCGGCGGAAAAAGTGCTATGCAAATCGTCGAGGAATGTGCCGAAGGTGCCAAAGCGATCATTGCGTGGGGCAACTGTGCCTCTGCTGGCTGCATACAGGCTGCCAACCCGAACCCTACCGGGGCAAAAGCCATTCATAAGCTGATCAAAGGTAAACCACTGATGAACGTGCAAGGCTGCCCTCCTATCGCCGATGTCATGACAGGCGTCATCGTCTATATGCTGACCTACGATCGTATGCCTCAACTCGACGCTCTCGGACGTCCGAAGATGTTCTATAGCCGCCGCGTACACGACACCTGTTACCGCCGTGCTAATTTCGATGCCGGCCTATTTGTCGAAAGTTTCGACGACGAAAATGCCAAACGAGGTTACTGTCTGTATAAGGTCGGCTGTAAAGGGCCGAACACCTACAATGCCTGCGGTATCATCAAATGGAACGAAAGTACCAGTTATCCGATCCAGAGCGGGCATCCCTGCTTAGGCTGTAGTGAAGCGGGGTTCTGGGATATGAGTCCCTTTTACAAGCGACTGCCCGATGTACACGGTTTCGGTATTGAAGCGACTGCCGACCAGATCGGCCTGGCTGTCGGTGCTGCCACAGTCGCTGGTATCGCCGTACATGCCGTAGCCACCAACATACGCAAGAAAGAGCTGATCGACAATGACGAACCCGAAAGCAAGTCGACCATCTAA
- the hypE gene encoding hydrogenase expression/formation protein HypE, with protein MKTTNCPIPFSDSDCVLLAHGGGGRMTHQLISNIFYPAFRNSLLEQDHDGCVFRVEAGRMACSTDSFVVDPIFFPGGDIGDLAVNGTVNDLACCGARPLYLTAGFILEEGLPFVDLQRIVLSMKAAAERAGVQIVAGDTKVVERGKCDKLFINTSGIGIVPEGVHIAPDKAHPGDVVICSGLIGVHGITILSARESLGFETDLKSDTASLNNMIGGLLQEIEEVHVLRDPTRGGISGTLNEIAQVAGVEIVLDEALLPIPDAVRGASEILGLDPLYIANEGLVLVILPEEKAEQALAIMRNYPEGKNAAVIGCIQERDHTLVKMKTLYGNYRIVDMLSGEQLPRIC; from the coding sequence ATGAAAACGACAAATTGTCCCATTCCTTTCTCCGATTCCGACTGTGTGCTATTGGCACACGGTGGCGGCGGACGAATGACGCACCAACTGATAAGTAACATCTTCTATCCTGCTTTTCGCAACTCCCTGTTGGAACAGGATCATGACGGATGCGTATTCCGGGTAGAAGCCGGACGGATGGCCTGCTCGACCGATTCGTTTGTGGTCGACCCGATCTTTTTCCCCGGTGGCGATATAGGGGACTTGGCAGTCAATGGGACCGTGAACGACCTGGCTTGCTGCGGTGCCCGACCGCTTTATCTGACTGCCGGCTTCATACTGGAAGAGGGATTGCCTTTTGTCGATCTCCAGCGTATCGTTCTGTCGATGAAAGCGGCAGCCGAACGAGCGGGCGTACAGATTGTCGCCGGTGATACGAAGGTGGTGGAACGGGGCAAATGCGATAAACTCTTCATTAATACAAGTGGTATCGGCATCGTTCCCGAAGGTGTTCACATTGCCCCCGACAAGGCTCACCCCGGTGATGTAGTCATTTGTAGTGGATTGATCGGCGTGCATGGCATTACCATCCTTTCCGCCCGTGAAAGCCTGGGTTTTGAAACAGACTTGAAAAGTGATACAGCTTCGTTAAACAATATGATTGGCGGGCTGTTACAAGAGATAGAGGAAGTCCATGTCCTGCGCGATCCGACACGAGGCGGTATAAGCGGAACGTTGAATGAAATCGCACAGGTGGCCGGCGTCGAGATAGTCTTGGATGAGGCACTGCTCCCGATTCCCGATGCCGTGCGCGGCGCTTCGGAGATTTTAGGACTCGATCCGCTTTATATCGCCAACGAAGGACTGGTGTTGGTGATCCTACCGGAAGAAAAGGCGGAACAAGCGCTTGCTATCATGCGGAATTATCCGGAAGGAAAAAATGCCGCCGTTATCGGCTGCATTCAGGAAAGAGACCATACATTGGTTAAAATGAAAACGTTGTATGGTAATTACAGGATTGTCGATATGCTCAGTGGTGAACAGTTGCCGAGGATATGCTAA
- the hypD gene encoding hydrogenase formation protein HypD yields MRFVDEYRDKEQVRSLVRAIRQVVTRPWHIMEICGGQTHTIARYRLEEMLPEEVKLLHGPGCPVCVTPVGIIDRALELAKRPDVILASFGDMMRVPGSREDLLQIKARGADIRILYSPLDAVSLAADHPDKKIVFFAIGFETTAPVHMMALKEAARRKLENFYLHTSLFTVPPAIEAILSDPESRVDGFLAAGHVCAITGNGAYRHLAEKYKTPIVVTGFEPADLLLGIYCCLLQLEAGIYKVENVYKRVVPEEGNLPARALMEETLELCDQEWRGLGTIPQSGLRLKEIFARQDASHLLPALDAKAHKQCLEATSSGVEKGQCIAGDIMRGTKQTKDCPFFGTLCTPDHPVGAPMVSSEGVCAAYYRYK; encoded by the coding sequence ATGCGTTTCGTAGACGAATACAGAGACAAAGAACAAGTTCGGTCGCTCGTCCGGGCTATCCGGCAGGTAGTGACACGGCCCTGGCATATCATGGAGATATGCGGAGGACAGACGCATACTATCGCACGTTACCGTCTGGAAGAGATGTTGCCGGAGGAAGTAAAGCTGCTTCACGGACCGGGTTGTCCGGTTTGCGTTACTCCGGTCGGAATCATCGACCGCGCATTGGAACTGGCTAAACGTCCGGATGTCATACTGGCTTCTTTCGGTGATATGATGCGCGTACCGGGAAGCCGGGAAGATCTGTTGCAGATCAAGGCACGCGGGGCGGATATCCGTATATTGTATTCACCATTGGATGCCGTTAGCCTGGCTGCCGATCATCCTGACAAGAAAATCGTATTCTTTGCGATCGGTTTTGAAACGACTGCTCCCGTACATATGATGGCTTTAAAAGAGGCTGCGCGGAGGAAGTTGGAAAATTTCTACCTGCATACCTCTCTGTTCACTGTACCTCCTGCCATCGAGGCGATCCTATCCGATCCCGAATCGCGTGTCGACGGTTTCCTGGCGGCGGGACATGTTTGCGCCATCACTGGAAACGGGGCATATCGTCACCTCGCCGAGAAATATAAGACACCGATAGTCGTGACTGGATTCGAGCCAGCCGATCTACTTTTAGGTATCTACTGTTGTTTGCTTCAACTGGAAGCTGGTATATATAAGGTAGAGAACGTTTATAAACGTGTCGTACCCGAAGAAGGGAATCTGCCTGCCCGTGCCCTGATGGAAGAGACATTGGAACTTTGCGACCAGGAGTGGCGAGGCCTCGGAACTATTCCGCAAAGCGGATTACGGCTAAAAGAGATATTTGCACGGCAAGATGCCTCGCACCTTCTCCCCGCGCTTGACGCGAAGGCACATAAACAGTGTTTGGAGGCTACCTCGTCGGGTGTGGAAAAGGGACAGTGCATTGCTGGTGATATTATGCGAGGAACGAAACAAACGAAAGACTGTCCCTTTTTCGGAACGCTCTGCACACCCGACCATCCGGTCGGTGCGCCGATGGTTTCTTCGGAAGGGGTTTGCGCGGCTTATTATAGATATAAATAG
- a CDS encoding HypC/HybG/HupF family hydrogenase formation chaperone encodes MCLAIPGRIVSIDDSIPELKMAKVDFSGIVKSICVQWVDVSIGDYVLAHAGMAISVINAEEAEETLKDLEKLCVS; translated from the coding sequence ATGTGTCTTGCAATACCCGGAAGAATAGTAAGCATCGATGACTCCATCCCTGAGCTTAAAATGGCCAAAGTGGATTTTAGCGGAATCGTTAAGAGTATATGTGTCCAGTGGGTCGACGTATCCATTGGCGACTATGTGTTGGCCCATGCCGGTATGGCTATCTCCGTCATTAATGCGGAGGAAGCGGAAGAGACACTGAAAGATCTGGAGAAACTATGCGTTTCGTAG
- the hypF gene encoding carbamoyltransferase HypF: MKEEDVVISVLTVQGLVQGVGFRPFIYRIASEMNICGEVDNRNNGVCIRAVLTSAQRELFIERIYRERPKVASIHRITISEKIEAKNPYTDFRITPSRSESDEVTQVAPDIAVCSECLRDRKMQAHRLQYPFVNCTHCGPRFSIIRDLPYDRGQTTMSAFSMCPSCRKEYTTVCDRRFHAEPVACNHCGPSYYALYNKVKVTNYPELLDLSSRLLREGEVIATKGIGGYHLICDARNEKAVSRLREVKQRDGKPFAVLFRDIENIRRYVSLNEAEEESLLSWRRPIVLLKQLRALAPSVNPGMETLGCMLPYMPIHSDWFEQLDTPVLVMTSGNISECPIAITPEEAEKQLAGKVPLLLHHNREIHNRVDDSVLQICGGQPCLIRRSRGYVPEPFFADIPVEGILAFGAEKVNTFALGKGETILQSQYIGDLKNWETYRFYKESLERFQHLFRFRPSLLVCDLHPDYLSSREAERYASDLHLPLLHVQHHHAHAAACMLEYGLDEPVIALVLDGTGLGDDGKAWGGEIFLCDRREYKRLSHLEYVPLPGGDKASTEPWRMAVAYLWHYYGNEIPFPTGFRERIGEAKIQMLLKMMEKGINTPYTSSAGRLFDAVASLLGVCDISTHQAEAPVKLEQLASDEHQSRYSVLIEKEFISMRPVLEGILEDLAAGVPVAELSARFHNTLAWLLVEMAKRYRKQTGADKVVISGGCFQNKRLTEQLQRMFAEAGIPLFVSGRIPCNDGGVAVGQLAIAASQKRQL, from the coding sequence ATGAAAGAGGAGGATGTTGTCATATCGGTCCTGACCGTCCAGGGGTTAGTCCAGGGAGTCGGCTTCCGCCCGTTTATCTATCGAATCGCCAGCGAAATGAATATCTGCGGGGAAGTAGACAACCGGAATAACGGGGTGTGTATCCGTGCGGTCCTTACCTCCGCGCAGCGAGAACTCTTCATCGAACGCATATATCGTGAACGTCCGAAAGTGGCCTCCATACACCGGATAACCATTTCGGAAAAGATAGAAGCAAAGAATCCATACACGGACTTTCGTATTACTCCCAGTCGGTCGGAATCGGACGAGGTGACGCAGGTTGCTCCTGATATTGCCGTCTGTTCCGAATGCTTACGTGACCGGAAGATGCAAGCGCATCGTTTGCAATATCCTTTTGTCAACTGTACGCATTGTGGACCTCGCTTTTCCATTATCCGTGATCTGCCTTATGATAGGGGCCAGACAACCATGTCGGCTTTCTCGATGTGTCCGTCCTGCCGGAAAGAATACACAACGGTCTGCGACCGGCGTTTTCATGCCGAGCCTGTTGCCTGTAACCATTGCGGTCCGTCTTATTACGCTTTATATAATAAGGTAAAGGTAACGAACTATCCGGAACTACTCGACCTTTCTTCCCGTTTGCTTCGTGAGGGTGAAGTGATTGCTACGAAAGGGATAGGAGGCTATCACCTAATATGCGATGCGAGGAATGAAAAGGCGGTTTCCCGGCTACGGGAGGTCAAGCAACGAGATGGCAAACCTTTTGCCGTACTGTTTCGGGATATAGAAAATATTCGCCGGTACGTTTCCTTGAATGAAGCGGAAGAAGAGTCTTTGCTTTCCTGGCGCCGCCCGATCGTTCTGTTGAAGCAACTCCGAGCATTGGCTCCGTCCGTCAACCCAGGAATGGAGACTTTGGGATGTATGCTTCCTTATATGCCGATCCATTCCGATTGGTTCGAACAGTTGGATACACCTGTATTGGTGATGACAAGCGGCAATATCAGCGAATGTCCGATAGCCATTACCCCCGAAGAAGCAGAAAAGCAACTGGCCGGCAAAGTTCCTCTCTTGCTCCATCATAACCGGGAGATCCATAACCGGGTAGACGACTCCGTGTTACAGATCTGCGGTGGTCAGCCCTGCCTGATACGTCGCTCGCGGGGATATGTGCCGGAACCATTCTTTGCTGACATTCCGGTTGAAGGAATCTTGGCTTTCGGGGCCGAGAAGGTAAATACGTTTGCTTTGGGGAAGGGAGAAACGATTCTGCAAAGCCAATATATCGGCGACCTAAAGAATTGGGAGACCTATCGATTCTATAAGGAGTCACTCGAACGTTTTCAGCATCTTTTCCGTTTCCGGCCGTCCCTTTTGGTCTGCGACCTGCATCCTGACTATCTTTCCTCCCGTGAAGCGGAACGTTATGCGTCGGATCTGCATCTCCCGTTATTGCATGTGCAACATCATCATGCGCACGCTGCCGCTTGTATGCTGGAATACGGGTTGGACGAGCCGGTGATCGCGCTTGTTTTAGATGGAACAGGATTGGGAGATGACGGCAAAGCCTGGGGCGGAGAGATTTTCCTCTGCGACCGCCGGGAATATAAACGACTTTCGCATCTGGAATACGTGCCGCTTCCTGGTGGGGATAAGGCTTCGACTGAGCCCTGGCGTATGGCGGTTGCTTACCTATGGCATTATTACGGAAATGAAATACCTTTTCCTACCGGTTTTAGGGAACGGATAGGGGAGGCGAAGATACAAATGCTTCTGAAGATGATGGAGAAAGGCATTAATACGCCTTATACATCCAGTGCGGGCCGGTTGTTCGATGCTGTCGCGTCTTTACTGGGTGTCTGTGATATCTCTACGCATCAGGCGGAAGCGCCTGTTAAGCTGGAACAACTGGCTTCCGATGAACATCAAAGCCGTTATTCTGTTTTAATAGAAAAGGAATTTATCTCCATGCGTCCCGTATTGGAGGGGATATTGGAGGACCTGGCAGCCGGAGTTCCGGTAGCCGAGCTGTCCGCTCGTTTCCATAATACGCTAGCATGGCTCTTGGTAGAGATGGCTAAACGGTACAGGAAGCAGACGGGAGCAGACAAAGTCGTGATCTCCGGTGGCTGTTTTCAGAACAAACGTCTGACGGAACAATTGCAGCGCATGTTTGCCGAAGCCGGTATCCCTCTGTTCGTATCGGGACGTATACCCTGCAACGACGGAGGTGTGGCGGTCGGACAACTGGCAATAGCGGCTTCCCAGAAGAGGCAGTTATAG
- the hypA gene encoding hydrogenase maturation nickel metallochaperone HypA codes for MHELSIARSIVQLSEQQAREHHSSQIEEVELEIGRLAGVELQTLEFAMESAVKGTLLEKAKIIRHYIDGEGQCSDCEAVFPVGNLFSPCPDCGSYLINITKGRELRIKSIVIK; via the coding sequence ATGCATGAATTATCGATTGCTCGAAGTATCGTTCAGCTATCCGAACAGCAAGCTCGAGAACATCATTCTTCGCAGATAGAAGAAGTGGAACTTGAGATAGGCCGTCTTGCCGGGGTGGAGCTGCAAACATTGGAGTTTGCGATGGAAAGTGCGGTGAAAGGCACTTTGCTCGAAAAGGCAAAGATAATCCGCCACTATATAGACGGAGAAGGACAGTGCAGTGATTGCGAAGCGGTCTTCCCTGTCGGGAATTTGTTTTCTCCCTGCCCCGATTGTGGCTCTTATCTGATAAATATTACAAAGGGGAGGGAACTTCGGATTAAATCAATTGTTATAAAATAA
- a CDS encoding site-specific integrase: protein MRSTFKVLFYVKKGSEKPNGNLPLMCRLTVDGEIKQFSCKMDIPLRLWDVKTGRASGKSVEAQRINLAVDKIRVEVNRRYQELMQTDGYVTAAKLKDAYLGIGVKQETLLKLFEQHNAEFAKKVGHSRAQGTFRRYQTVCNHIREFMPHTYKREDIPLKELNLTFINDFEYFLRTEKKCRTNTVWGYMIVLKHIVSIARNDGRLPFNPFAGYINSPESVDRGYLTQKEIQTLMDAPMKNTYHELVRDLFVFSVFTGLAYSDVKNLTADRLQTFFDGNLWIITRRKKTNTESNIRLLDVPKRIIEKYKGLARDGHVFPVPSNGSCNKILKEIGRQCGFKVRLTYHVARHTNATTVLLSHGVPIETVSRLLGHTNIKTTQIYAKITAQKISQDMETLSHKLEEMEKNICRAI from the coding sequence ATGCGAAGTACATTCAAGGTCTTATTTTACGTGAAGAAAGGCAGCGAGAAGCCTAACGGCAACCTGCCTCTGATGTGCCGCCTTACGGTGGACGGAGAGATTAAACAGTTCAGTTGCAAGATGGACATTCCCCTGCGGTTGTGGGACGTGAAGACGGGTCGTGCTTCGGGCAAGAGCGTCGAAGCGCAGAGAATCAACCTTGCGGTGGATAAAATCCGTGTGGAGGTAAACCGCCGCTATCAAGAACTGATGCAGACGGACGGGTATGTTACCGCCGCCAAGCTCAAAGATGCCTATCTCGGTATCGGCGTCAAGCAGGAAACCTTGCTGAAACTTTTCGAGCAGCACAACGCCGAGTTCGCCAAGAAGGTCGGGCACAGCAGGGCGCAGGGGACATTCCGACGCTATCAGACGGTCTGCAACCACATTCGGGAGTTTATGCCCCATACCTACAAGCGTGAGGATATTCCCCTAAAAGAGTTGAACCTCACATTCATCAACGACTTCGAGTATTTCCTGCGCACGGAGAAGAAATGCCGCACCAATACCGTGTGGGGCTACATGATTGTGCTGAAGCACATCGTTTCCATAGCGAGGAACGATGGGCGTCTGCCGTTCAATCCCTTTGCAGGGTACATCAACTCGCCCGAAAGCGTCGATAGGGGCTACCTTACCCAAAAGGAGATACAGACGCTCATGGACGCACCGATGAAGAACACCTACCATGAACTCGTACGGGACTTGTTCGTCTTTTCCGTGTTCACGGGTTTGGCGTATTCGGACGTGAAGAACCTCACCGCCGACCGCCTGCAAACATTCTTCGACGGCAACCTATGGATAATCACCCGACGGAAGAAAACCAATACCGAATCGAATATCCGTCTGTTGGACGTTCCCAAGCGTATCATCGAGAAATACAAGGGACTTGCAAGGGACGGTCATGTTTTTCCCGTTCCGAGCAACGGCAGTTGCAACAAGATACTCAAAGAGATAGGCAGACAATGCGGTTTCAAGGTGCGCTTGACCTATCATGTGGCACGCCACACGAACGCCACGACCGTGCTTCTGTCGCACGGCGTACCCATCGAAACCGTGAGCCGCCTATTGGGGCACACGAACATCAAGACCACGCAGATATACGCCAAAATCACCGCCCAGAAAATAAGCCAAGACATGGAAACCTTGTCGCACAAGCTGGAGGAAATGGAGAAGAATATCTGCCGAGCCATTTAG
- the mobV gene encoding MobV family relaxase, protein MGFVVLHMEKAHGSDSGTTAHIERFIIPKNADPTRTHLNRKLVAYPDGIKDRSAAIQRRLEEAGLTRKIGNNQVRAIRINVSGTHEDMERIEREGRLDEWCADNMKYFADTFGKENIVAAHLHRDEETPHIHVTLVPIVKGERKRRKREEQTKKRYRKKPTDTVRLCADDIMTRLRLKSYQDTYAEAMAKYGLQRGIDGSKARHKSTQQYYNETKKLADSLKAEVVDLQRQKETAQEELRRTKKEIQTEKLKGAATTAAANIAESVGSLFGSNKVKTLERENTALRREVATHGEAIEALQDRIQTMQADHSRQMAEVQQKHRREIADKEAKHKQEISFLKTVIARAAAWFPYFREMLRIENLCRLVGFSDGQTATLVKGKPLEYAGELYSEEHGRKFKTEKAGIQVVKDPTDGTKLVLAIDRKPIAEWFKEQFDKLRQSIHRPIQPQKKGRGMKL, encoded by the coding sequence ATGGGTTTCGTAGTATTGCACATGGAAAAGGCGCACGGTTCCGACAGCGGAACGACCGCCCACATCGAGCGTTTCATCATCCCGAAGAACGCAGACCCCACACGCACGCACCTGAACCGAAAACTCGTTGCTTACCCCGACGGAATTAAAGACCGTTCGGCGGCTATTCAGAGAAGATTAGAAGAAGCTGGGCTGACACGCAAAATCGGAAACAACCAAGTACGGGCAATCCGCATCAACGTGTCGGGAACGCACGAGGACATGGAACGCATCGAAAGGGAGGGGCGTTTGGACGAGTGGTGCGCCGACAATATGAAATACTTCGCCGACACGTTCGGAAAGGAGAACATCGTGGCGGCGCACCTGCATCGGGACGAGGAAACGCCCCACATACACGTTACGCTTGTCCCCATCGTCAAGGGAGAGCGCAAACGCAGGAAAAGGGAAGAGCAGACGAAGAAGCGATACCGCAAGAAGCCGACCGACACCGTAAGGCTGTGCGCAGACGATATTATGACACGGCTAAGGCTGAAATCCTACCAAGACACCTATGCCGAAGCGATGGCGAAATACGGGTTGCAAAGAGGCATAGACGGTTCAAAGGCACGGCACAAGTCCACGCAGCAATATTACAATGAAACGAAGAAACTCGCCGACAGCCTCAAAGCGGAGGTCGTGGATTTGCAGCGGCAGAAAGAAACGGCGCAGGAGGAACTAAGACGGACGAAAAAAGAGATACAGACCGAGAAGCTGAAAGGGGCAGCCACGACCGCAGCCGCCAACATCGCCGAGAGCGTCGGTTCTCTTTTCGGCAGTAACAAGGTCAAGACGCTGGAGAGGGAGAATACCGCCCTGCGTAGGGAGGTAGCCACCCACGGGGAAGCCATCGAAGCCCTGCAAGATAGAATACAGACCATGCAGGCAGACCACAGCAGACAAATGGCGGAGGTACAGCAGAAGCACCGCAGGGAGATAGCGGACAAGGAAGCGAAACACAAGCAGGAAATATCGTTTCTGAAAACGGTAATCGCAAGGGCGGCGGCATGGTTTCCCTATTTCCGTGAAATGCTCCGTATCGAAAACCTCTGCCGCCTTGTCGGGTTCAGCGACGGGCAGACGGCGACGCTCGTCAAGGGAAAGCCGTTGGAGTATGCAGGAGAACTCTACTCGGAGGAACACGGACGGAAATTCAAGACCGAAAAGGCTGGGATTCAAGTGGTGAAAGACCCCACGGACGGGACGAAACTGGTTCTTGCCATCGACCGAAAGCCCATTGCCGAGTGGTTCAAGGAGCAGTTCGACAAGCTAAGGCAGAGCATACACCGCCCCATACAGCCGCAAAAGAAAGGCAGGGGGATGAAGCTATAA